The following are encoded together in the Aerococcus mictus genome:
- the prfB gene encoding peptide chain release factor 2 (programmed frameshift) produces the protein MEISELRHLLAENQEQLTSFGRSLDLEELEAQLAEYQDRMLAPDFWDDPNQAQEVINENNQVKAVYDTYHKLLSTYEDLQAYDDLLTEEEADQELYQDFEDQVLAFQEEMEDYERHMLLNGPHDKAAAILDIHPGAGGTESQDWASMLLRMYQRWADSHDFTFTLFNYQAGDEAGIKSATFEIKGNNAYGLLKSEHGIHRLVRISPFDSNKRRHTSFASVEVMPEIDQNTEIEINDDDLRIDVFRASGAGGQHINKTSSAVRITHIPTGIVVSSQSQRSQLQNRETAMKTLQAKLARLLEEKNAQELDEIRGEKSEIAWGSQIRSYVFHPYQMVKDHRTNYEEGDTSKVMDGDIDGFIDAYLKETINQD, from the exons ATGGAAATTAGTGAATTACGTCATCTATTAGCAGAAAACCAAGAACAATTGACCAGCTTCGGGAGGTCTCTT GACTTAGAGGAGTTAGAAGCCCAACTAGCTGAATACCAAGACCGCATGCTAGCCCCTGATTTCTGGGATGACCCGAATCAGGCCCAGGAAGTAATCAATGAAAATAATCAAGTCAAGGCGGTTTATGATACTTACCATAAATTGCTGTCAACTTATGAGGACTTACAGGCTTATGATGACTTACTTACAGAAGAAGAGGCTGACCAAGAGCTTTACCAAGATTTTGAAGACCAAGTGCTCGCCTTCCAGGAAGAGATGGAGGATTATGAGCGTCATATGCTACTCAATGGCCCTCACGATAAGGCGGCAGCTATCTTGGATATTCATCCTGGAGCGGGAGGAACTGAGTCTCAAGATTGGGCCAGCATGCTGCTAAGGATGTATCAACGCTGGGCGGATAGTCATGATTTCACTTTTACCCTCTTTAACTATCAGGCGGGCGATGAAGCGGGGATCAAGTCGGCTACCTTTGAAATTAAAGGCAATAATGCTTATGGCTTATTGAAATCGGAGCACGGGATCCATCGCTTGGTCCGCATTTCTCCCTTTGACTCCAACAAGCGTCGGCATACTTCCTTTGCTTCCGTAGAAGTCATGCCTGAGATTGATCAGAATACGGAAATAGAAATCAATGATGATGACTTACGGATCGATGTTTTCCGTGCTTCTGGTGCTGGAGGTCAGCATATTAATAAAACGTCATCAGCCGTTCGCATTACCCATATTCCAACTGGAATTGTGGTTTCTTCACAAAGTCAACGTTCTCAACTACAGAACCGGGAAACCGCTATGAAAACGCTGCAAGCCAAACTCGCCCGTTTATTAGAAGAAAAGAACGCCCAAGAACTTGATGAAATCCGGGGCGAAAAGTCTGAGATCGCCTGGGGTTCTCAAATTCGTTCTTATGTTTTCCACCCCTATCAAATGGTCAAAGACCATCGGACGAATTATGAAGAAGGCGATACCAGTAAGGTGATGGATGGCGATATCGATGGCTTTATCGATGCCTATCTTAAAGAGACTATCAATCAGGATTAA
- a CDS encoding response regulator transcription factor, with product MKKVLVVDDEESIRKLLEYNLSKEGYEVTSSADGKAAYDLAGEKNFDFIILDLMLPSMDGMDVCKQLRQDKVNTPILMLTAKDDELEKIIGLELGADDYMTKPFSPREVVARMKAILRRSRDYGKLSSDQEDKKEADQDPAGEEESVIQVGDITINKSDFSVTAHGQAVDMTKKEFELLTYLAERVDRIVSREILLSKIWDFDYSVGSRLVDVHISHLREKIEKDPKNPEYIITVRGFGYKFEVPKA from the coding sequence ATGAAGAAAGTTCTAGTCGTGGATGACGAAGAATCAATTCGGAAGTTGTTAGAATATAACCTATCTAAAGAAGGCTATGAGGTCACTTCATCGGCTGATGGTAAGGCAGCTTATGATCTTGCAGGCGAGAAAAACTTTGATTTTATTATATTAGATTTGATGCTTCCTTCCATGGATGGAATGGATGTATGTAAGCAATTGCGTCAAGATAAGGTAAATACACCGATCTTGATGCTAACTGCCAAGGATGATGAGTTAGAAAAAATTATTGGCCTTGAACTGGGAGCGGACGATTATATGACAAAACCCTTTAGTCCGCGAGAAGTGGTCGCACGAATGAAGGCCATCTTACGTCGGTCACGTGATTATGGCAAATTGTCTAGTGATCAAGAAGACAAGAAGGAAGCTGACCAAGACCCAGCCGGGGAAGAGGAATCAGTGATCCAAGTAGGCGATATCACCATTAATAAGAGCGATTTTTCCGTTACTGCCCATGGGCAAGCGGTAGATATGACAAAGAAAGAATTTGAACTCTTGACTTATTTAGCTGAACGGGTAGACCGGATAGTTTCTCGGGAAATTCTCTTATCCAAGATTTGGGATTTTGATTACTCGGTAGGTTCCCGCTTAGTGGATGTGCATATCAGTCACTTACGGGAAAAGATTGAAAAGGATCCTAAAAATCCTGAATACATCATTACGGTTAGAGGCTTTGGCTATAAATTTGAGGTGCCCAAAGCATGA
- a CDS encoding sensor histidine kinase — translation MKRLTLIITTVFSLLFILYSFLFAYNANEVVQVTVQQETQESMRDTVHSVERITKNLTAEDVVNNSSAWFDAQQEIMNTLNPMERVSIYDANHKEVLSFGNKLLANIPFTEAGKQALDKNLSFTEFENEEDMTTYDYTGLIKNKNHQPIASIRVLRNVNDITEAQNRLLIVSVGGSVVMVLILLAILSYYFKKIAQPIYSISDVVGRLSKSDYSIRYNQLGVAEIDELGDDINDLASNLSRQDIQISMQEERLQLLMDYLVVGVLMIDKKHRIKVANKAAYSIFDLDDNVINHKYEEVLTGYRLLQMIETCYSTKENVNDEVYLYYPKELILDVNILYVPKKANVSGISEQVVVLAYDITEIRRLEKVRSDFIANASHELKTPVTALKGFTETLLDGALEDEDTAREFVEIMNREANRLGFLINDILDLAKIEQDQLGHRSETVQLNRVIAEVVHSLEIPASEN, via the coding sequence ATGAAGCGTTTAACTTTAATCATAACAACAGTGTTTTCACTGTTGTTTATTTTATATAGTTTTCTTTTTGCTTATAATGCTAACGAAGTTGTTCAAGTCACTGTCCAGCAGGAAACCCAAGAATCCATGCGGGACACAGTTCATTCTGTCGAACGCATCACTAAGAACTTGACCGCAGAAGATGTGGTGAACAATAGTTCCGCTTGGTTCGATGCCCAACAGGAAATTATGAACACCCTTAATCCTATGGAACGGGTGTCTATTTATGACGCTAACCATAAGGAAGTTCTCTCCTTTGGTAATAAACTCTTAGCCAATATTCCCTTTACCGAAGCGGGGAAGCAGGCCTTAGATAAGAATTTATCCTTTACCGAATTTGAAAATGAAGAAGATATGACCACCTATGACTACACTGGCTTGATCAAGAATAAGAACCACCAGCCCATCGCTTCCATCCGAGTTCTGCGGAATGTTAACGATATTACAGAGGCGCAAAACCGCTTATTGATCGTGTCTGTCGGTGGGTCGGTGGTCATGGTCTTAATCCTTTTAGCGATTCTTTCCTATTACTTTAAAAAAATTGCCCAACCCATTTATTCCATTTCGGATGTGGTCGGTCGGCTGTCTAAGAGTGACTACTCGATTCGTTACAACCAGCTGGGAGTGGCTGAAATTGACGAGTTGGGAGACGATATCAATGACTTAGCCAGCAATTTGTCCCGGCAAGATATCCAAATTTCTATGCAGGAGGAACGCTTGCAACTCCTGATGGATTATCTGGTGGTAGGGGTTTTAATGATTGATAAAAAACACCGCATTAAAGTGGCTAATAAGGCAGCCTATAGTATTTTTGATTTAGATGATAATGTGATTAATCATAAATATGAAGAAGTGCTGACAGGCTATCGGCTCTTACAAATGATAGAAACTTGCTATTCCACCAAAGAGAATGTTAACGATGAAGTTTACCTCTATTATCCTAAGGAATTGATTTTGGATGTTAATATTCTCTATGTTCCTAAGAAGGCCAATGTCTCTGGGATCAGTGAGCAGGTAGTGGTATTAGCCTATGATATTACTGAAATTCGCCGTTTAGAAAAAGTGCGCTCTGATTTCATTGCCAATGCTTCCCACGAATTAAAGACGCCTGTCACCGCCTTAAAAGGCTTTACAGAAACCTTACTCGATGGGGCCTTAGAAGATGAGGATACCGCTCGAGAATTTGTCGAGATTATGAACCGGGAAGCTAACCGACTGGGTTTTCTCATTAATGATATTTTAGATTTGGCTAAGATTGAGCAAGACCAACTCGGTCACCGTAGTGAAACAGTGCAACTGAACCGTGTGATTGCTGAAGTCGTTCATTCTTTAGAGATTCCTGCCAGCGAAAACTAA
- a CDS encoding sensor histidine kinase, whose product MEVHYDNDLEAGIRFTTEEMRLKQILTNLINNAIKYNKAEGGQVWISSAVTEDDKYVVIAIRDNGLGIPDEDIPQIFERFYRVDKTRSTASGGTGLGLSIVRNLVASMSGNIDVVSELNEGSTFTVYLPKNDKNLLEIEADASLSADSE is encoded by the coding sequence GTGGAAGTCCACTATGATAATGATCTTGAAGCAGGCATTCGTTTTACTACTGAAGAAATGCGCTTAAAGCAGATTTTGACCAATTTAATCAACAATGCTATCAAATACAACAAGGCTGAGGGAGGCCAAGTTTGGATTAGTTCTGCAGTGACTGAGGATGATAAATATGTTGTTATTGCTATAAGAGATAATGGACTTGGCATTCCTGACGAAGATATCCCTCAGATTTTTGAACGTTTCTATCGGGTAGACAAGACCCGGTCCACTGCTTCTGGAGGAACTGGTCTTGGCCTATCGATTGTCCGAAATTTAGTCGCATCAATGAGTGGAAATATTGATGTGGTCAGCGAACTCAATGAGGGGTCGACCTTTACAGTCTATTTGCCTAAAAACGATAAAAATTTACTAGAAATAGAAGCAGATGCCTCCCTGTCTGCTGATAGTGAATAG
- a CDS encoding substrate-binding domain-containing protein codes for MALKFKPLGKLVMALGVTATLAACGNGGSEGSNTADGGSESAGDFSGTINVTTREEGSGTRDAFQEIIDFEEPDASALVQNGTDQVLSYVAGDTYSIGYISLGSMNDTVKALKIDGVEATEENVANDSYKIARPFNIVYSGELEGAAKDFHDFIFSKEGQDIVLENGYVPVKSDAEAYSGDGSASGTINIAGSTSVGPVMEKLKEAYEQKNPNVQINITQNGSGAGVTGAQEGTADIGMASRELKEDETGVTAEAIAKDGIAVIVNKENPTDDLSVDQIRGVYTGEILDWSELNQ; via the coding sequence ATGGCATTGAAATTCAAACCACTAGGTAAGTTAGTTATGGCTTTAGGTGTAACAGCAACTTTAGCTGCTTGTGGTAACGGCGGTTCTGAAGGCTCAAATACTGCAGATGGTGGTAGTGAATCAGCTGGTGATTTCTCAGGTACTATTAACGTAACCACTCGTGAAGAAGGTTCTGGTACCCGTGATGCTTTCCAAGAAATCATTGATTTTGAAGAACCAGATGCATCTGCTTTAGTTCAAAACGGTACTGACCAAGTGCTTTCCTATGTAGCTGGAGATACATACTCCATTGGATACATCTCCCTTGGTTCTATGAACGATACCGTGAAAGCCTTGAAGATTGACGGTGTCGAAGCAACTGAAGAAAATGTTGCCAATGACAGCTATAAGATTGCTCGTCCTTTCAACATTGTTTACTCTGGTGAATTAGAAGGCGCAGCCAAAGACTTCCATGACTTTATCTTCTCTAAAGAAGGGCAAGACATTGTCTTAGAAAATGGTTATGTTCCTGTGAAGTCTGACGCTGAAGCATATAGCGGTGATGGTTCTGCAAGTGGTACCATTAATATCGCTGGTTCAACTTCTGTTGGTCCGGTTATGGAAAAACTAAAAGAAGCTTATGAACAAAAGAATCCAAATGTTCAAATTAACATTACCCAAAATGGTTCTGGTGCAGGGGTTACCGGTGCTCAAGAAGGTACAGCTGATATCGGTATGGCTTCTCGTGAATTAAAAGAAGACGAAACTGGTGTAACAGCTGAAGCAATTGCTAAAGATGGTATTGCAGTAATCGTCAACAAGGAAAACCCAACAGATGATTTATCTGTAGACCAAATTAGAGGAGTTTATACAGGAGAAATTCTTGACTGGTCAGAGCTAAATCAATAA
- the pstC gene encoding phosphate ABC transporter permease subunit PstC — translation MQKNTLEVVMKWIFFICAAVSILALLAICYFIFAGSIPFLSDYGLGNFLFGSSWRPRQGDFGIAPMIVGSFYVTLLAIAIGVPAGIFTAVFMAFYCPKKLHTWLKPAVNLMAGIPSIVYGYFGLVVLVPAVRSFCQSLRISSTGMSVFTAGLVLGIMILPTIITTSESSLRAVPKSYYQASVGLGATHDRTAYRIMLPAARSGVLAAVILGIGRAVGETMAVIMVAGNQAIFPQGLFKGVRTMTTNIMLEMAYASGTHRDALIATGAVLFVVILIINGVLAIVNRKGGNH, via the coding sequence ATGCAGAAGAATACTTTAGAAGTCGTCATGAAATGGATCTTTTTCATCTGTGCGGCTGTTTCAATTTTAGCATTATTAGCTATTTGTTATTTCATTTTTGCGGGAAGTATTCCTTTCTTGTCGGATTATGGACTAGGAAACTTCTTGTTTGGTTCTAGCTGGCGTCCGCGTCAGGGAGACTTTGGAATTGCTCCAATGATTGTTGGTTCTTTTTATGTGACTCTCTTAGCGATTGCTATTGGTGTCCCTGCAGGAATTTTTACTGCGGTCTTTATGGCCTTCTATTGTCCCAAGAAACTCCATACCTGGTTGAAACCTGCTGTTAACTTGATGGCGGGGATTCCTTCCATTGTCTATGGGTATTTTGGTTTAGTGGTTCTAGTTCCAGCTGTTCGTAGTTTCTGCCAGTCCCTACGCATTTCAAGTACCGGGATGAGCGTTTTTACAGCGGGTTTAGTTTTAGGAATTATGATTTTACCAACCATTATTACCACTTCTGAATCATCCCTAAGAGCGGTTCCTAAGTCCTACTACCAAGCCTCTGTTGGTCTGGGAGCGACCCATGATCGAACAGCTTATCGGATTATGTTGCCAGCGGCTCGGTCAGGGGTTCTTGCAGCGGTTATCTTAGGTATTGGTCGTGCGGTGGGAGAAACCATGGCGGTAATTATGGTTGCTGGTAACCAAGCCATTTTCCCTCAAGGCCTCTTCAAAGGGGTCAGAACCATGACCACTAACATTATGTTAGAAATGGCTTATGCTTCTGGGACTCACCGTGATGCCCTGATTGCGACAGGGGCAGTCTTATTTGTGGTTATCTTAATCATCAATGGTGTACTAGCTATTGTAAACCGTAAAGGAGGCAACCACTAA